The Vicia villosa cultivar HV-30 ecotype Madison, WI linkage group LG1, Vvil1.0, whole genome shotgun sequence genome includes a region encoding these proteins:
- the LOC131644200 gene encoding vacuolar protein sorting-associated protein 52 A, with the protein MTDVTGSSVSPSSAFDLGAFVGDLTIEEDLNGDDISLEGLQQELEECKNDEVVANILSKGTKLRDYTKGVENDLRKVELDSIQDYIKESDNLVSLHDQIRDCDNILSHMETLLSGFQAEIGSISSDIKILQEKSMDMGLRLKNRKVAESKLAKFVEDIIIPPRMVDILIDGEVNEEYLRTLEILSKKLKFVEVDTMVKASKALKDVQPELEKLRQKAVSKVFDFIVQKLYALRKPKTNIQILQQSVLLKYKYVVNFLKEHGKEVYNEVRAAYIDTMNKVLSAHFRAYIQALEKLQLDIATSNDLIGVETRSGGLFARAWEPLKNRSAVFALGDRINILKEIDEPALIPHIAEASSIKHPYEVLFRSLQKLLMDTATSEYNFCDEFFGEQHMFYEIFSGPFGVMDEHFNTILPNCYDAIGLMLMIRIIHQHQLIMSRRRIPCLDSYLDKVNISLWPRFKMVFDMHLYSLRNASVKTLWEDDVHPHYVMRRYAEFTASLIHLNSEFGDGQLDLNLERLRMAIDDLLIKLAKNFTKSKLQTVFLINNYDMTIAVLKEAGPEAGKIQMHFEELLKSNTALFVEELLQEHFNDLIKFVKAKASEDPTASPDKPITIAEVEPLVKDFASRWKAAIELMHKDVITSFSNFLCGMEILRAALTQLLLYYTRLSDSIKRIPGGSALNKDLVSISSIMYEIRKYSRTF; encoded by the exons ATGACTGATGTCACCGGAAGCTCAGTG AGTCCTTCCAGTGCATTTGATCTGGGAGCATTCGTTGGCGACTTAACCATCGAAGAGGATCTAAACGG TGATGATATATCCTTGGAAGGACTACAGCAAGAGCTTGAGGAATGTAAAAATGATGAA GTAGTTGCAAATATACTATCTAAAGGTACAAAACTTAGAGACTATACCAAGGGAGTTGAGAATGATTTGCGCAAAGTGGAGTTGGACTCAATTCAG GATTATATTAAAGAAAGTGATAATCTAGTCTCTCTTCATGATCAAATTCGAGATTGTGATAATATCTTGTCACATATGGAAACTCTGCTAAGTGGATTTCAG GCTGAGATTGGTTCCATAAGTTCAGACATTAAAATTCTACAGGAGAAGTCTATGGATATGGGTTTGAGGCTTAAGAATCGCAAG GTGGCTGAATCCAAGCTGGCTAAATTTGTGGAAGACATAATTATCCCTCCAAGGATGGTGGACATACTTATTGATGGAGAG GTCAACGAGGAATACTTGAGAACTCTTGAGATTCTGAGTAAAAAACTGAAGTTTGTAGAAGTGGACACAATGGTTAAAGCTTCAAAAGCTCTTAAAGATGTTCAGCCTGAGCTTGAAAAACTTAGGCAGAAAGCAGTCTCAAAG GTGTTTGACTTCATTGTTCAGAAACTCTATGCATTGAGAAAACCCAAAACAAATATCCAAATACTTCAGCAAAGTGTCCTTTTAAAGTACAA GTATGTTGTGAACTTCCTCAAGGAACATGGCAAGGAAGTATATAATGAAGTTCGTGCAGCTTATATTGATACAATGAATAAG GTTCTCAGTGCTCATTTCCGCGCTTATATACAAGCATTGGAGAAACTGCAACTGGATATAGCAACATCCAATGATTTAATTGGCGTAGAGACAAGAAGCGGTGGTCTTTTTGCAAGAGCATGGGAACCGCTAAAGAATCGTTCTGCTGTTTTTGCTCTTGGGGATAGAATTAATATATTAAAG GAAATTGATGAACCAGCATTGATTCCTCATATAGCTGAAGCCAGCTCTATTAAACATCCTTATGAAGTTCTGTTTAGGAGCTTGCAGAAGCTGCTTATGGATACAGCTACTTCAGA ATATAATTTCTGTGATGAATTTTTTGGGGAACAACATATGTTCTATGAAATTTTTTCAG GTCCTTTTGGTGTCATGGATGAGCATTTCAATACAATACTTCCAAATTGCTATGATGCTATAGGTCTAATGCTTATGATTCGCATAATACACCAGCATCAG CTCATTATGTCTCGGAGGCGGATTCCATGCTTGGATTCTTACTTAGACAAG GTCAATATATCCCTATGGCCTCGGTTTAAGATGGTATTTGACATGCACCTCTACAGTTTGCGAAATGCAAGTGTGAAGACACTGTGGGAAGATGACGTTCATCCTCATTATGTGATGAGGCGTTATGCCGAGTTCACTGCTTCGCTTATCCACTTAAACTCCGAGTTTGGAGATGGTCAG CTTGACTTGAATCTGGAACGACTTAGAATGGCCATTGATGATTTACTTATCAAGCTTGCGAAGAATTTCACAAAATCAAAACTACAGACGGTGTTTCTTATTAACAATTATGATATGACAATTGCTGTTCTGAAG GAAGCAGGTCCTGAAGCTGGCAAAATTCAAATGCACTTTGAGGAACTACTAAAGAGCAATACAGCATTATTTGTG GAGGAACTGCTCCAAGagcattttaatgatttaatcaagTTTGTAAAGGCCAAAGCCT CTGAGGACCCAACTGCGAGTCCTGATAAACCTATAACGATTGCGGAAGTGGAGCCACTAGTGAAGGATTTTGCAAGTAGGTGGAAGGCGGCAATAGAGCTGATGCACAAAGATGTCATCACATCTTTCAGCAACTTCTTGTGTGGCATGGAAATCTTAAGAGCTGCATTGACCCAATTGTTACTGTACTATACAAGACTCTCAGATTCCATCAAGAGGATCCCTGGCGGGTCTGCATTGAACAAGGATCTTGTTTCCATATCATCAATCATGTATGAGATTAGGAAATATTCGAGGACTTTCTAA